The genomic window CATCGGCCAGCGCCTGGGTGGTGAGGGATTGGATGTCGCTCATGGGGGGCTGGAACTCCAGTCGATCTGCCATCGCGATGCGCGAAGGGCCGACCCCTGTCGCCACCGCCGTCCCCGCGTTGCCGCTTGGCCGCGCCGGGACCCAAAAAAGAATGGGGAAGGACTTGCGCCCTTCCCCATGCATTGCCTCTACCAGACACCGTTCCCGTGAACGGCAACGGCATCGGGAAGGACTTATGCCGCCAGTGCGCCCTTGGCCTTTTCGGCCAGTGCAGCAAAGCCAGCTGCGTCGTGCACGGCGATGTCAGCCAGGACCTTGCGGTCCAGGGTGATGCCGGCCTTCAGCAGGCCGTTCATGAAGCGGCTGTAGCTCAGGCCGTTGATGCGGGCAGCCGCATTGATACGGGTGATCCACAGCGAACGGAAGTTGCGCTTCTTCTGCTTACGGCCGATGTA from Stenotrophomonas sp. 704A1 includes these protein-coding regions:
- the rplT gene encoding 50S ribosomal protein L20 codes for the protein MARVKRGVQARRRHKKILDLAKGYYNARRKVFRVAKQAVIKAQQYAYIGRKQKKRNFRSLWITRINAAARINGLSYSRFMNGLLKAGITLDRKVLADIAVHDAAGFAALAEKAKGALAA